Within Terriglobales bacterium, the genomic segment GTCGCCAGCTCTGGTGCCGGAATTTTTGACCAGCACTTTCGCAACCAATGGTTCCCCGGCCTTTAGCCGACGGCTAGAAATGTGCGCATCAAGGTATGAAAACTTCGTATAGCTCAGTCCGAAGCCAAACGGAAACAGCGGCTTGCCGGAGTAGAAGCGGTAGGTTCTTCCCTGCATCCGATAGTCGTCGAACGGCGGGAGATCATCCAGATTTTTGTAGAATGTGACCGGCAACTTTCCTGAAGGATTATTCTGTCCGGACAACGTCTCGGCAATCGCAGTGCCACCTTCCTGACCGGGATACCAAGCTTCCAGAATGGCGTCCGCATGTTCTTTTGCCCAATTGACCGACAGTGCGCTGCCGTTCAGCAACACAACGATGAGTGGCTTGCCAGTTGTTGCGATTCGTTCCAGCAGAGCCTGTTGCGCGGCGGGAAGGTCAAGCGAAGTGCGGTCGCCTCCAGAGAAGCCGGGCAGATCTACTTTCATCTGCTCGCCTTCCAGGTTCGTTGACAGTCCGACAAAGGCGACGACGGCGTCGGATTTCTCTGCTGCTTCCAGTGCTTGCTGAATCAGAGCATCTGCCGGAGGCTGCCATACGATGTCGATCTGTCCGCCAGACTTACTGCGGGTGTACTCGACTCGTATCTGATGCCGACTGCGGTCGGAGAACTCAACTGCAATGCTCGCGTCGGTTTGCGCATCCTGCGAAGGCATTGTGGAGCTGTCGAGCACCAGTTTGTCATCCAGGTACATGCGATAACCAACAAGTTGCCTGCACTCGTAGCAGAAGCCTAGGTGGATACCGATCCGATACTTGCCCGGTGCCGGTGGGATGAACCAGGCAGTCCACCGAACTGCGAAGGTTTGAGCGTCGACACCCGGTCCTGGGCTCACATCAACGAAGTCGAAGTTTGGAACAGGATCGGTACGAACGAGAACAGGCTTGCCGCTTAAATCGAGATTGTTGAAGTATTCGCCGGTCAGGCCTTCACTTCCGGGAGAAGCTACGGGTGCAAGCAAATTTCGCGGTATGGGCAGGAGTGCCCCGTCCACGAACACTGAGCCTTGCGCATATCGGATGTTCGACTCTCCCCACTGTTTTCTCATCGCGGTAAGAGGCACCACGGGATTCGTTGGAGTTCCAGCGTAATTTCCCTTGATGGAAGCCAAATAGTCAGCGGCAGGCCCGATCACCGCGATGCGACGAATCGACGCTGAGAGTGGCAGCAGGTTCTTGGCGTTCTTCAGGAGAACGATGGATTCCCGGGCTGCCCGCAATGTCAACTCGCGGTGACGGGGAGAGTCCACTTCGCTGATTGGAATCGAAGCGTATGGACCTTGTTCCGCTCCCTGGAGGATCCCCAGCCGCATGCGCGCGAGGAAGAGTCTCTGAAGTGAGCGATCGACTTCAGTCTCGGTCAGAAGGTTCTGACGTACCGCCGCGGGCACGTATCGATACATGTGGCCGCAGTCAAGGTCAGTGCCCGCCTTGATCGCGGCGGCGACGGCAGTCGGAGCGTCTGCCGTAAATTTGTGCTCGCCGAAGATGTCGTCGATGGCTCCACAGTCGGAGACGACGTACCCCTGGAAGCCCCACGAGCGACGAAGAGTATCGTTCAGCAGAATTGGGTTGGCGCACGCGGGCATTCCGTTCACTGCGTTGTAGGCACACATGACGGAACCAGCATGTCCCTCGGTGACGGCCGCTCGAAACGCCGGTAGGTATGTATCCTCAAGATCGCGAGAGCTAGGCCGCCCGTTGAAATGATGGCGTTGCTGCTCGGGTCCACTGTGCACGGCAAAGTGCTTCGGGGTTGCGATGACGCGTAGATAATCAGGATTGTCGCCCTGCATTCCGCGTACGAAGTTTACGGCTAACGTTCCTGTCAAAACTGGATCTTCGCCGTAGGTTTCCTGTCCTCTTCCCCACCTGGGATCGCGAAAGATATTCACGTTGGGGGACCAGAACGTCAGGCCGTAGAAACGCGCGTCGGAGCCTCTCCTGATCGCCTCGTTGTGCTTAGCACGGGCCTCGATGGAGATTGTCTCGCCGATAGCGTGCAGGAGTTCCGTATCCCAAGTGGCAGCGAGGCCGATTGCTTGTGGGAAGTTTGTGGCTTTGCCTGCGTAAGCGACGCCATGTAAGGCCTCATTCCACCAGCCATACTCGGGGATGTTCAGCTTCGGGAGCGCTGCCGCGTGGTCCTGCATCTGAGCAGCTTTTTCTTCGAGCGACATCCGGGAGATAAGCGCAGAGGCATCTTTCTGGCGCTGTTCATCCTGAGCGACCGCAAGTACGGTCGCAATCAAGCAAACCACGAAGCAAAAGCAATGCAATCTTATGTGCATGTAGATGGAGAACCTCCCACGCCAGCGAGATATGGAATCAGCCTTCCATGTGCTGAACAGCGACGATGCGGTAACCGTGTGGTTTGGAGCCAACTGCGCGGACATCCACGCCGTTCGAAGAAGAACGGCGCAGTTCTAAACCAGCATCCCCATCGAGTTTCCACGTGAGTGAACCGTCGCCATAAACAGCAACGGTCAAATCCCGCGTAGCGTTGGACGTTGTGGTGAGCGCAACGCCACCGAACGGAAGA encodes:
- a CDS encoding glycoside hydrolase family 3 C-terminal domain-containing protein, coding for MHIRLHCFCFVVCLIATVLAVAQDEQRQKDASALISRMSLEEKAAQMQDHAAALPKLNIPEYGWWNEALHGVAYAGKATNFPQAIGLAATWDTELLHAIGETISIEARAKHNEAIRRGSDARFYGLTFWSPNVNIFRDPRWGRGQETYGEDPVLTGTLAVNFVRGMQGDNPDYLRVIATPKHFAVHSGPEQQRHHFNGRPSSRDLEDTYLPAFRAAVTEGHAGSVMCAYNAVNGMPACANPILLNDTLRRSWGFQGYVVSDCGAIDDIFGEHKFTADAPTAVAAAIKAGTDLDCGHMYRYVPAAVRQNLLTETEVDRSLQRLFLARMRLGILQGAEQGPYASIPISEVDSPRHRELTLRAARESIVLLKNAKNLLPLSASIRRIAVIGPAADYLASIKGNYAGTPTNPVVPLTAMRKQWGESNIRYAQGSVFVDGALLPIPRNLLAPVASPGSEGLTGEYFNNLDLSGKPVLVRTDPVPNFDFVDVSPGPGVDAQTFAVRWTAWFIPPAPGKYRIGIHLGFCYECRQLVGYRMYLDDKLVLDSSTMPSQDAQTDASIAVEFSDRSRHQIRVEYTRSKSGGQIDIVWQPPADALIQQALEAAEKSDAVVAFVGLSTNLEGEQMKVDLPGFSGGDRTSLDLPAAQQALLERIATTGKPLIVVLLNGSALSVNWAKEHADAILEAWYPGQEGGTAIAETLSGQNNPSGKLPVTFYKNLDDLPPFDDYRMQGRTYRFYSGKPLFPFGFGLSYTKFSYLDAHISSRRLKAGEPLVAKVLVKNSGTRAGDEVVQIYTRLLTKDGSHRPALKSFARVHLKPGEQRWVKVQLSPRDLSLVGETGARQVLPGTYELYAGGCQPGPDCSGAKVARYQIASSMTLQP